A part of Actinobaculum sp. 313 genomic DNA contains:
- a CDS encoding alpha/beta hydrolase translates to MVTWAQIAKWKASSLDGFLDMLISARKRGMAVGDYISQTDVSTGWRGAGAEAAQDRLNQIEASCEYLLANIGDLIMATSTAQDGVGEVELALNEALSWAGYWNFSISESGEVIDPHPYDVGIHANPEARELADEHNAALENTRMAVDAAMSKTDEVDRTYQQALAKIASGEVSEVEALDDTPGVPDAPPENASTEQVAAWWNSLTEAERNAMFDKYYRRLGNLDGIDAATRDKANRRAFEEDYRVIEEELEELDKRFATFPDRRATGLNEEPMAPGDSEKMQRWSDLHHRKTDIEAIRNALDGANGDTQLLLYESRTDEPGHTMTHAAIAVGDVDTADNVTTYVPGMTTTVAKDIESMVGDMERLKQHSE, encoded by the coding sequence ATGGTGACATGGGCACAGATCGCGAAGTGGAAGGCGTCTAGCCTTGACGGTTTCTTGGACATGCTGATCTCTGCGCGGAAGCGTGGCATGGCAGTCGGAGACTACATCTCGCAGACCGATGTGTCTACAGGTTGGCGAGGAGCCGGAGCTGAAGCGGCTCAGGATCGCCTGAACCAGATTGAAGCCTCATGCGAGTACCTTCTCGCCAATATCGGTGATCTCATTATGGCGACTTCTACAGCTCAGGACGGCGTCGGCGAAGTTGAACTGGCTCTCAACGAGGCACTGTCCTGGGCCGGCTATTGGAATTTCTCCATCAGCGAGAGTGGCGAGGTCATTGATCCTCACCCGTACGATGTCGGAATACATGCCAACCCAGAGGCGAGGGAACTTGCCGACGAACACAATGCCGCACTGGAAAACACGCGTATGGCGGTTGACGCCGCAATGTCAAAGACAGATGAGGTCGACCGAACCTATCAGCAGGCCCTGGCTAAGATTGCCAGTGGTGAGGTCAGTGAAGTTGAGGCACTTGACGATACGCCTGGCGTACCGGATGCGCCACCCGAAAACGCCTCGACGGAGCAGGTCGCTGCATGGTGGAATTCCCTTACTGAGGCGGAGCGCAACGCGATGTTCGACAAATACTATCGTCGGCTCGGAAACCTCGATGGGATTGACGCGGCAACTCGTGACAAAGCGAATCGGCGGGCATTTGAGGAAGACTATCGGGTGATCGAAGAAGAGTTGGAGGAGCTTGACAAGCGATTCGCTACATTTCCCGACCGTCGCGCGACTGGCCTCAACGAGGAACCTATGGCGCCGGGAGACTCGGAGAAGATGCAAAGGTGGAGTGACCTCCATCACCGGAAGACGGACATCGAGGCCATTCGAAATGCACTCGATGGTGCGAACGGAGATACGCAACTACTTCTCTACGAGTCGCGAACTGATGAACCAGGGCATACGATGACTCATGCGGCAATCGCCGTCGGCGATGTCGACACAGCCGACAACGTCACGACTTATGTTCCGGGAATGACGACGACTGTTGCAAAAGACATTGAGTCGATGGTGGGCGATATGGAACGGCTGAAGCAACATTCGGAATAA
- a CDS encoding alpha/beta hydrolase — translation MDRLRCAPAVASAALPERAEAGGAALAPFLEGIEDSRHAGLNDVHQSLLGHLYGSTTSSYGLTEVRPGVVDDYAAFGSPGTQPGYDLNVPDGHNFVLKNREDPVTYVGDTLMIHGDDPADDNSFTELDANKDLHLNPFGAHSTYFEEDSVALDSLSRVVAGKAG, via the coding sequence ATGGATCGGCTACGATGCGCCCCCGCTGTTGCATCAGCTGCGCTTCCTGAACGGGCAGAGGCTGGCGGTGCGGCCTTAGCGCCGTTTTTGGAGGGGATCGAGGATTCCCGGCATGCGGGGTTGAATGATGTCCACCAATCGCTGCTCGGTCATTTGTACGGTTCGACGACGTCGAGTTATGGCCTGACTGAGGTTCGACCTGGTGTAGTTGATGACTACGCTGCGTTTGGATCACCCGGAACACAGCCGGGCTATGACCTCAACGTTCCTGACGGACACAACTTCGTGTTGAAAAACAGAGAAGACCCGGTGACATATGTTGGCGATACGCTCATGATTCATGGGGATGACCCTGCCGACGATAACAGCTTCACCGAACTTGACGCCAACAAGGACCTCCATCTGAATCCATTTGGGGCACATTCGACATATTTTGAGGAGGATTCCGTGGCACTTGACAGTCTGTCCAGAGTTGTAGCAGGAAAGGCTGGGTAG